The Bacteroidales bacterium genome contains a region encoding:
- a CDS encoding GtrA family protein has translation MNIIDTGKLLKLANEYDNNEKKRTNTGKSPEKLLVFIKAQFSAFLGGAVDYFIMVLFTQIFNLHYTISIAIGGVIGAIVNFSLNKKWTFYSKDIPYKNPMSAQLMKFVLVVVNSILLKSSGTYLITTFLGFDYRISRIATDLFVSIVLTILCKKYWVFRKWNYHKTEYGSM, from the coding sequence ATGAATATTATAGATACTGGTAAGCTATTGAAGCTTGCAAATGAATACGATAATAATGAAAAGAAAAGAACAAATACCGGAAAATCGCCTGAGAAATTGCTTGTATTTATAAAAGCTCAGTTCTCAGCATTTCTAGGTGGAGCTGTGGATTACTTCATTATGGTTCTCTTCACCCAGATATTTAATTTGCATTATACAATTAGTATTGCCATAGGCGGGGTGATTGGAGCCATTGTAAATTTTAGCTTAAATAAAAAATGGACTTTCTATTCCAAGGATATTCCTTATAAAAATCCAATGTCAGCGCAGTTAATGAAATTTGTTCTCGTTGTAGTTAACAGTATTCTGTTAAAGTCTTCAGGCACATATCTTATTACAACATTTCTGGGATTCGATTACAGAATCAGCCGTATTGCAACCGATTTATTTGTATCAATTGTTTTAACTATACTATGCAAAAAATACTGGGTTTTTAGAAAATGGAATTATCATAAAACAGAATATGGCAGTATGTAA
- a CDS encoding carboxypeptidase-like regulatory domain-containing protein: MFVSNNSKEVFNGVVVDAQTNEPMAYVYIYLPDYGDGTITDLKGGFTLTIKNFLPSKNKVIASYVGYKSEIIFLSKNTKNILIKMDPAVQVLQEVVVRKQKYQNRNNPAVDLIEKSNCQ, encoded by the coding sequence TTGTTTGTCTCAAACAATTCAAAAGAGGTTTTTAATGGAGTTGTAGTCGATGCTCAGACTAATGAGCCTATGGCTTATGTATATATCTATTTACCAGATTATGGAGATGGAACCATAACGGATTTAAAGGGAGGTTTTACACTCACAATAAAAAACTTTTTACCTTCTAAAAACAAGGTTATAGCGTCATATGTCGGATATAAATCTGAAATTATTTTTTTATCGAAGAATACTAAAAATATATTAATTAAAATGGATCCGGCGGTCCAAGTTTTGCAGGAAGTGGTTGTGAGAAAACAAAAATATCAAAATAGGAATAATCCTGCAGTTGATTTAATTGAAAAAAGTAATTGCCAATAA